One region of Polynucleobacter sp. SHI8 genomic DNA includes:
- the odhB gene encoding 2-oxoglutarate dehydrogenase complex dihydrolipoyllysine-residue succinyltransferase has product MSIFEVKVPQLSESVAEATLLQWKKKAGDSVAQDEILIEIETDKVVLEVPAPSAGVLSEIVIADGGTVVSDQVIAKIDSESKGVASPAASTPTPVAAPVAAVAASSAPSSNSAAGIAMPAAAKILAEKNMLATDVTGSGKDGRVTKADALSATPAKASAPAPQKLASLPINMPLGDRPEERVPMSRLRARIAERLLESQASNAILTTFNEVNMAPVMNMRNKYKEVFEKEHGVKLGFMSFFVKAAVHALKKYPVLNASVDGTDIVYHGYFDIGIAVGSPRGLVVPILRDVDQMNLAEIEKKIAEFGVKARDGKLTLDDLTGGTFSISNGGVFGSMLSTPIINPPQSAILGIHATKDRAVVEDGQIVIRPMNYLAMSYDHRIIDGREAVLGLVAMKEILEDPARLLLDI; this is encoded by the coding sequence ATGTCTATTTTTGAAGTTAAAGTACCCCAGTTGTCTGAATCAGTTGCAGAAGCAACCCTTTTGCAATGGAAGAAAAAAGCTGGTGACAGCGTTGCTCAAGATGAGATTCTCATTGAGATTGAGACTGATAAAGTGGTACTCGAAGTGCCTGCACCTTCAGCTGGGGTTTTATCGGAAATCGTCATTGCTGATGGTGGAACAGTTGTTTCAGATCAAGTGATTGCGAAGATTGATAGTGAAAGTAAAGGGGTAGCATCACCTGCAGCTTCAACCCCAACGCCTGTTGCGGCACCCGTAGCGGCTGTTGCGGCGTCTTCTGCACCAAGCTCCAATAGCGCGGCAGGTATAGCTATGCCAGCAGCGGCGAAGATACTTGCAGAAAAAAATATGTTAGCAACAGATGTTACTGGTTCAGGTAAAGATGGCCGTGTAACTAAAGCCGATGCATTGTCCGCAACACCAGCTAAAGCAAGTGCACCTGCACCGCAAAAATTAGCCTCATTACCTATCAATATGCCATTGGGTGATCGCCCAGAAGAGCGTGTTCCAATGAGCCGTTTGCGTGCCAGAATTGCAGAACGACTCTTAGAGTCACAAGCAAGTAATGCAATCTTGACGACATTTAATGAAGTCAACATGGCGCCAGTCATGAATATGCGTAATAAATATAAAGAAGTGTTTGAAAAAGAGCATGGTGTGAAATTAGGGTTTATGTCTTTCTTTGTAAAAGCAGCAGTTCATGCCTTAAAGAAATATCCTGTATTAAATGCTTCTGTAGATGGTACAGATATTGTTTACCACGGTTATTTTGATATTGGTATCGCAGTTGGATCGCCACGTGGTTTGGTTGTGCCAATTTTGCGTGATGTGGATCAAATGAATCTTGCAGAAATCGAGAAAAAGATTGCTGAATTTGGAGTGAAAGCTCGTGATGGCAAGCTCACCTTAGATGATTTAACAGGTGGAACATTCTCCATCTCTAACGGTGGTGTATTTGGTTCCATGTTGTCGACACCAATTATTAATCCTCCCCAATCAGCTATTTTGGGTATTCATGCAACGAAAGATCGTGCCGTGGTTGAAGATGGTCAGATTGTGATTCGTCCAATGAACTATTTAGCGATGTCCTATGACCACCGCATCATTGATGGTCGTGAGGCTGTCCTTGGGTTAGTCGCCATGAAGGAGATCCTTGAAGACCCTGCCAGACTATTACTCGATATTTAA
- the lpdA gene encoding dihydrolipoyl dehydrogenase: MSQEFDVVVIGAGPGGYIAAIRAAQLGFKVACAEGNAYDDPKAEPRLGGTCLNVGCIPSKALLASSEEFENVQKHISSHGIEVQGASINVPKMVTRKDDIVTKMTSGIQYLFKKNKVTHLKGYASFIGRENNLYQIAIQGKENKTVNAKQVIIATGSKARHLPGMEVDNIWICDNEGGLKFDQTPKKLGVIGAGVIGLELGSVWRRLGSDVTILEAMPTFLGACDQGIAAEAQKLFIKQGLQFNLGVKIGEVKKGKNNVTVNYTDAAGADHSLVVDRLIVSVGRVPNTDNLNLEAIGLKADERGFIPVDDHTLATSAPGVYAIGDVVRGPMLAHKAEDEGVLVAEVMAGQKPHIDYNCIPWVIYTSPEIAWVGKNEQQLKAEGRAYKPGQFPFAANGRALGMGSADGFVKILADEKTDEILGVHIIASAASDLIAEAVVAMEFKASAEDIARICHPHPSLSEPIREAALATDRRALNF; the protein is encoded by the coding sequence ATGAGTCAAGAATTTGATGTAGTAGTAATTGGTGCAGGTCCAGGCGGATATATCGCAGCGATTCGTGCAGCACAACTAGGATTTAAAGTAGCATGTGCAGAAGGTAATGCTTATGACGATCCTAAAGCAGAACCACGATTAGGTGGGACTTGTTTAAATGTGGGATGTATTCCATCGAAAGCATTGCTTGCATCTTCAGAAGAGTTTGAGAATGTACAAAAGCATATCTCTAGTCATGGTATTGAAGTACAAGGTGCAAGTATCAATGTGCCTAAAATGGTTACCCGCAAAGATGACATCGTGACAAAAATGACCAGCGGTATTCAGTACCTGTTTAAAAAGAACAAAGTAACCCATCTTAAGGGCTATGCTTCTTTTATTGGGCGTGAAAACAATCTTTATCAAATAGCCATTCAAGGCAAAGAAAACAAAACAGTTAACGCCAAGCAAGTAATCATCGCAACTGGTTCTAAAGCCAGGCACTTGCCCGGTATGGAAGTGGATAATATCTGGATTTGTGACAACGAGGGTGGTTTAAAGTTTGACCAAACACCTAAAAAACTGGGCGTGATTGGTGCTGGGGTGATTGGACTCGAACTCGGTTCGGTTTGGCGTCGTTTAGGTTCTGACGTAACAATATTAGAAGCCATGCCAACTTTTTTAGGCGCCTGTGATCAAGGAATTGCTGCAGAGGCACAGAAACTATTTATCAAGCAAGGACTGCAATTTAATTTAGGCGTCAAAATTGGTGAAGTTAAAAAAGGTAAAAATAACGTTACCGTTAACTACACCGATGCTGCAGGTGCTGATCATTCTTTAGTAGTTGATCGATTAATTGTTTCTGTAGGTCGTGTGCCAAATACGGACAATCTCAATTTAGAAGCGATTGGTCTAAAAGCGGATGAGCGTGGATTTATTCCAGTTGATGACCATACACTAGCAACGAGCGCTCCTGGTGTTTATGCCATTGGTGACGTTGTTCGTGGCCCAATGTTAGCGCATAAAGCGGAAGATGAAGGCGTTCTCGTTGCTGAAGTCATGGCAGGGCAAAAACCGCATATTGATTACAACTGTATTCCTTGGGTCATCTATACATCTCCAGAAATTGCCTGGGTTGGTAAAAACGAGCAACAGTTAAAAGCCGAAGGTCGTGCTTACAAACCTGGACAGTTTCCATTTGCAGCCAATGGGCGAGCATTAGGAATGGGATCCGCTGATGGTTTTGTAAAAATCTTGGCGGATGAAAAGACGGATGAGATATTAGGCGTGCATATTATTGCCTCAGCGGCTTCTGACTTAATTGCTGAAGCGGTGGTTGCGATGGAGTTCAAAGCATCTGCTGAAGATATTGCGCGTATCTGTCACCCACATCCAAGTTTATCTGAACCTATTCGTGAAGCGGCTCTTGCAACAGATCGTCGTGCATTGAATTTCTAA